In the Eptesicus fuscus isolate TK198812 chromosome 12, DD_ASM_mEF_20220401, whole genome shotgun sequence genome, one interval contains:
- the GALR1 gene encoding galanin receptor type 1: MELVAGNLSEGNASDPQPPAPDPPPLFGVGVENFITLVVFGLIFTLGVLGNSLVITVMARSKPGKPRSTTNLFILNLSIADLAYLLFCIPFQATVYVLPTWVLGAFICKFTHYFFTVSMLVSIFTLVAMSVDRYVAIVHSRRSSSLRVSRNALLGMGCIWALSIAMASPVAYHQRLFHRESGNGNLTFCWDQWPDQRHKKAYVVCTFVFGYLLPLLLICFCYAKVLNHLHKNLKNMSKKSEASKKKTAQTVLVVVVVFGISWLPHHVIHLWVEFGVFPLTPASFLFRIAAHCLAYSNSSVNPIIYAFLSENFRKAYKQVFKCHVCGKSSLSDTKENRSRLDTPPSTNCTHV, translated from the exons ATGGAGTTGGTGGCCGGGAACCTCAGCGAGGGGAACGCGAGcgacccccagccccccgccccggaCCCGCCGCCGCTCTTTGGCGTGGGCGTGGAGAACTTCATCACGCTGGTGGTGTTCGGCCTGATCTTCACGCTGGGCGTGCTGGGCAACAGCCTGGTGATCACAGTGATGGCGCGCAGCAAGCCGGGCAAGCCGCGCAGCACCACCAACCTGTTCATTCTCAACCTGAGCATCGCCGACCTGGCCTACCTGCTCTTCTGCATCCCCTTCCAGGCCACGGTGTACGTGCTGCCcacctgggtgctgggtgccttCATCTGCAAGTTCACCCACTACTTCTTCACTGTCTCCATGCTGGTCAGCATCTTCACTCTGGTGGCCATGTCGGTGGACCGGTACGTGGCCATTGTGCACTCGAGGCGCTCCTCCTCCCTGCGGGTGTCCCGCAACGCGCTGCTGGGCATGGGCTGCATCTGGGCGCTGTCCATTGCCATGGCCTCCCCGGTGGCCTACCACCAGCGCCTCTTCCACCGGGAGTCTGGCAACGGCAACCTGACCTTCTGCTGGGATCAGTGGCCTGACCAGCGCCACAAGAAGGCCTACGTGGTGTGCACCTTCGTCTTTGGGTacctgctgcccctgctgctcATCTGCTTCTGCTATGCCAAG gTCCTTAATCATTTGCATAAAAACTTGAAGAACATGTCGAAGAAGTCAGAGGCATCGAAGAAAAAG acGGCACAGACGGTCCTGGTTGTGGTCGTGGTCTTCGGGATCTCCTGGCTGCCGCATCATGTCATCCACCTGTGGGTCGAGTTTGGGGTCTTCCCGCTGACGCCCGCCTCCTTCCTCTTCCGCATCGCAGCGCACTGCCTGGCCTACAGCAACTCTTCCGTGAACCCCATCATCTACGCCTTCCTCTCCGAGAACTTCAGGAAGGCCTACAAGCAGGTGTTCAAGTGCCATGTGTGTGGCAAGTCCTCCCTCAGCGACACCAAAGAAAACAGAAGTCGATTGGACACCCCGCCATCCACCAACTGCACGCACGTGTGA